From Acidobacteriota bacterium, one genomic window encodes:
- a CDS encoding YjbQ family protein yields MKSYRKELWFDIPTRRAFLNITPDVRRCLRESGISEGLVLVNAMHITASVFINDDERGLHHDYEIWLEKLAPHEPVRGYRHNDTGEDNADAHMKRQVMGREVVVAVTEGDLDFGPWEQIFYGEFDGRRRKRVLVKIIGE; encoded by the coding sequence GTGAAAAGTTATCGAAAGGAACTTTGGTTCGACATACCGACGCGTCGGGCGTTTCTCAACATCACGCCCGACGTTCGTCGCTGCCTGCGGGAAAGTGGAATCTCGGAAGGACTCGTTCTCGTCAATGCGATGCATATCACGGCCTCCGTCTTCATTAACGACGATGAACGCGGACTGCATCACGATTACGAGATCTGGCTCGAGAAACTGGCGCCCCACGAACCGGTCCGCGGCTATCGCCACAACGATACCGGCGAGGACAACGCCGACGCGCATATGAAGCGGCAGGTAATGGGACGCGAAGTGGTCGTCGCGGTCACCGAGGGCGACCTCGATTTCGGGCCGTGGGAACAGATCTTTTACGGAGAATTCGACGGCCGCCGCCGCAAGCGCGTGCTGGTCAAGATCATCGGAGAATGA
- a CDS encoding carbohydrate-binding family 9-like protein, with translation MKASVRRIGRDFEIGELGHESWDRADEICVETYWSGEKAPAGRHFSARLLWSDTSLYVRFEANQAEPLVTAEIPNLRSKTIGLWDRDVCEIFVAPNKEDASRYFEFEVAPNGEWIDLAVHQLTDRRETDWEFFSGMASAGRIDSNRVLMALKIPWTAFERMPKAGDVWRGNLFRCVGTVPGRGYLAWSPTLTTTPNFHIPEKFGEFQFED, from the coding sequence ATGAAAGCGAGCGTCAGGAGAATAGGTCGCGATTTTGAGATCGGCGAACTCGGACACGAGTCTTGGGATAGGGCGGACGAAATTTGCGTCGAGACGTATTGGTCAGGCGAAAAAGCGCCCGCGGGACGGCATTTTTCGGCGCGGCTTTTATGGTCGGACACTTCGCTTTACGTCCGGTTCGAAGCGAATCAGGCGGAACCTTTGGTCACCGCTGAGATCCCGAACCTGAGGTCGAAAACGATCGGACTTTGGGACCGCGACGTTTGCGAGATCTTCGTCGCGCCGAACAAGGAGGACGCGAGCCGTTATTTTGAATTCGAGGTCGCGCCGAACGGCGAGTGGATCGATCTCGCGGTTCATCAACTTACGGACCGCCGCGAAACCGATTGGGAGTTCTTCTCAGGAATGGCTTCCGCCGGGAGAATTGACTCGAACCGCGTTCTTATGGCGCTCAAGATTCCCTGGACGGCTTTCGAAAGAATGCCAAAAGCCGGTGACGTTTGGCGCGGAAATCTTTTTCGATGCGTTGGAACGGTTCCGGGACGAGGCTACCTTGCTTGGTCGCCGACGCTCACGACGACCCCGAATTTTCATATTCCTGAGAAATTCGGTGAGTTTCAATTCGAGGACTAG
- a CDS encoding GGDEF domain-containing protein, protein MESKIGLVIQFTGIFLITALSLFLRRSLKTTASTLWLVAWSSLSVALFSLSLAFIFPSKLLFSVYFFFEYVFGLMLILGCRSLTGEYEFERRSLLLLIPFAMLAMVLSVGIIDFNYVFNIHAFVLGVFFACAYFVLRTSLIRTFGWRVMSVALALLAIDFFHYAAVFSLLMMYPGILPEENYLAFEPIIDLVLEILLGFGMVIVLLEQVLKEIKTVNVQLEEAHEKLKQTAHIDPLTTAFNRHAFYGFLETRNADRVSGCVGFFDIDDLKPINDQLGHTIGDTVIRNVVRVLRDIIRAEDLIYRWGGDEFFVVMLGITESDALSRISRIDRMLTDITLDGVDRPLTVRISYGFKAFVDMSELESAVKAADEEMYRRKMERKTRRGAHISAPVFISNENILVSCDR, encoded by the coding sequence ATGGAATCAAAGATCGGCTTAGTAATTCAATTCACCGGAATCTTTCTGATCACCGCGCTTTCGCTGTTTTTGCGGAGGTCTCTGAAGACTACCGCTTCGACACTGTGGCTCGTTGCTTGGTCCAGCCTTTCGGTCGCGTTGTTTAGCCTGAGCCTCGCATTCATTTTTCCTTCGAAGCTGCTTTTCTCAGTGTATTTCTTTTTCGAGTACGTTTTCGGATTGATGCTGATACTGGGTTGTCGCAGTCTGACCGGTGAATACGAGTTCGAGCGTCGATCGCTTTTGTTATTGATTCCCTTCGCGATGCTCGCAATGGTCTTGTCGGTCGGGATCATCGACTTCAATTACGTCTTCAACATTCACGCATTCGTCCTCGGGGTCTTTTTCGCGTGCGCATATTTCGTTTTGCGGACATCGCTGATCAGGACTTTCGGTTGGCGTGTGATGAGCGTCGCGCTGGCGCTGCTTGCAATCGACTTTTTTCATTACGCGGCTGTCTTTAGCCTGCTGATGATGTACCCCGGAATTCTGCCCGAAGAAAACTACCTTGCGTTCGAACCGATAATCGACCTCGTGCTTGAGATTCTGTTAGGCTTCGGAATGGTGATCGTGCTTCTCGAACAAGTCCTGAAAGAAATCAAGACGGTCAACGTTCAACTTGAAGAAGCGCACGAAAAGCTGAAGCAAACTGCGCATATCGATCCGTTGACCACGGCATTTAACCGCCACGCGTTTTATGGTTTCCTCGAGACCCGCAATGCCGATAGGGTTTCCGGCTGTGTGGGTTTCTTTGATATCGACGATCTGAAGCCGATCAATGATCAACTCGGGCACACCATCGGCGATACAGTGATTCGCAACGTGGTGCGCGTCCTGCGCGACATCATTCGCGCCGAAGACCTGATTTACCGCTGGGGCGGCGACGAATTCTTCGTCGTGATGCTTGGGATCACCGAAAGCGACGCTCTCTCGAGAATCAGTCGCATCGACAGGATGTTGACCGACATCACGCTCGACGGCGTCGACCGACCGCTGACCGTTCGTATTTCGTACGGATTCAAAGCCTTCGTTGATATGTCGGAACTTGAATCGGCGGTAAAGGCAGCTGATGAGGAAATGTACCGCCGAAAGATGGAACGAAAGACTCGCCGCGGCGCCCATATTAGCGCGCCGGTATTCATCTCGAACGAGAACATCCTGGTTTCTTGCGACCGCTAG
- a CDS encoding carbohydrate kinase family protein, which translates to MRFPFKLNDSRNFDVVGFGTNAVDFLIRVPEYPIFNSKVELEDYIQAAGGEIATTMAGLQRLGAKTAYAGRFGTDPEGVFGMDSLRSEGVDLTYAEQIDGARTQIAFIVIDVRNGERTVIWKRDGALAYSAQEAPLEAAADCRILHFTPHDAHACHAMARQAKSSGAVVSIDIDNVFDGIEDVLPLVDVLITSAEFPERFLGITDRETALREFNNRFGCQVTGMTLGESGSLLFCDGHFIRTDGFAVPGGCKDTTGAGDSFRVGLLYGLLRDQTIEESARMANAVAALKCRAVGARTALPTADELKNLLK; encoded by the coding sequence ATGCGCTTTCCTTTCAAACTCAATGATTCGCGAAATTTTGACGTTGTCGGATTCGGAACCAACGCCGTCGATTTTCTGATTCGTGTTCCGGAGTATCCGATTTTCAACTCAAAAGTCGAACTTGAAGATTACATACAAGCGGCCGGCGGTGAAATCGCGACGACGATGGCCGGCCTGCAGCGACTCGGTGCGAAGACCGCATACGCCGGAAGATTCGGGACGGATCCGGAAGGCGTGTTCGGAATGGACTCGCTTCGGTCCGAAGGCGTGGATCTTACGTATGCCGAACAAATCGATGGAGCGCGCACGCAAATCGCATTCATCGTCATCGATGTGCGCAACGGCGAACGAACGGTGATCTGGAAACGTGACGGCGCACTCGCGTATTCGGCTCAAGAAGCGCCGCTTGAGGCGGCGGCTGACTGCCGCATTCTTCATTTCACTCCCCACGATGCGCACGCGTGCCACGCGATGGCGCGTCAGGCCAAGAGTTCCGGTGCCGTCGTTTCGATTGATATCGACAACGTTTTCGACGGCATCGAAGATGTGTTGCCGCTCGTTGACGTTTTGATCACTTCGGCAGAGTTTCCGGAACGATTCCTCGGAATCACTGATCGTGAAACGGCGCTGCGGGAGTTTAACAACAGATTCGGTTGCCAAGTCACCGGTATGACTCTTGGCGAATCGGGTTCTCTCTTGTTCTGCGACGGTCATTTCATTCGAACCGACGGCTTTGCCGTTCCCGGCGGCTGCAAGGATACAACGGGTGCCGGTGACTCATTTCGCGTCGGCCTTCTTTATGGGTTGCTTCGCGACCAAACCATTGAAGAATCGGCGCGGATGGCCAATGCCGTGGCTGCCCTCAAATGCCGCGCCGTCGGTGCCAGAACTGCATTGCCGACTGCCGACGAGCTCAAAAACCTGCTGAAATAA
- a CDS encoding VWA domain-containing protein, producing MVILATIPARAQPPDETIRVATELTAVEITVSDRDGKPVRGLGASDFRLFEDGERRDISFFEPVRRENFNRPLAVVFALDVSGSMTPAELLLLRDALRRFVKRLADRDSYFALIKFGMDVETIQEFTNKPEKLERAYEKLIRSDDGLSTHAYDATDAAVRLLAKRSPKMMKNRFPKRAVILVTDGFPVGDTVSPSTVIERANEAETTVYSVIVPSYSRLQGNKKPLPTLIETSGLIEKTGGRSFYVNDDNFDKLFESLAVEVTSSYVLAFYPESETKGREAHEIRVEAVNGFQIKQNRTRFQRIAKDRKSDAIRQ from the coding sequence ATGGTCATTCTCGCAACGATACCTGCTCGCGCTCAGCCGCCGGATGAGACCATCCGTGTCGCAACGGAACTTACCGCCGTCGAAATAACCGTCAGCGATCGCGACGGCAAACCGGTCCGAGGACTTGGCGCAAGCGATTTCAGACTCTTCGAAGACGGTGAACGAAGGGATATCTCATTTTTTGAACCGGTTCGCCGCGAGAACTTCAACCGTCCGCTCGCCGTGGTCTTCGCGCTCGACGTATCCGGCAGTATGACGCCCGCCGAACTTTTGCTGCTGCGCGATGCCTTGCGCCGGTTCGTCAAGCGCCTCGCTGATCGCGATTCATATTTCGCGCTCATAAAGTTCGGAATGGATGTTGAAACGATTCAAGAATTTACGAACAAACCGGAGAAGCTCGAACGCGCGTACGAGAAGCTGATCCGTTCCGATGACGGCCTTTCGACCCACGCCTACGATGCAACGGACGCCGCCGTGAGGCTTCTCGCCAAAAGATCTCCGAAGATGATGAAGAACAGATTTCCGAAGCGTGCGGTGATTCTTGTGACCGATGGCTTCCCGGTCGGCGATACAGTCTCGCCTTCGACCGTGATCGAGCGCGCGAATGAAGCCGAAACCACGGTCTATTCGGTCATCGTGCCGTCGTATTCGCGATTGCAGGGCAACAAGAAACCACTGCCGACGCTTATTGAAACAAGCGGATTGATCGAAAAGACCGGAGGGAGATCGTTCTATGTAAACGACGATAATTTCGACAAGCTATTTGAAAGCCTGGCCGTCGAGGTGACCTCATCGTACGTTCTGGCGTTTTATCCGGAGTCTGAAACGAAAGGTCGAGAGGCTCACGAGATACGAGTTGAGGCAGTGAACGGATTTCAGATCAAACAGAATCGGACGCGCTTCCAACGAATCGCCAAGGACCGCAAGTCGGACGCGATTCGTCAATAG
- a CDS encoding diguanylate cyclase has protein sequence MEKPTESKVEANLPTKSLWGLMLLASLAACGFALYGLFNFPTQQLAVLGVALAITALTSQFRLTVPGTSIQISTKELAVFLGTIWLGVPGAVLLSVSTSLAHIGFSSKSRFDRSFSVFNDVTAGFLSAIAFYFTLSNFAGFIPNYVADQPLEPLWLGAGLGVSATVHYLATRTLNSLFAFLKLKEVVYESLRTQFLRTIVPYLINLANVLLFHFLFTFFGLAFGWVVLAVAALTHLANRIHNDRLEQKVKEIREASRIHLATVEALATAIDARDQVGRGHVRRTQIYAVGIGEMLGLPEDEIRALRTGALLHDIGKLAVPDHILNKPGRLTPAEMEKIKIHAAVGASILESIGFSDPVIPTIKYHHESWDGTGYPEGLKAKKIPLTARILSVADAYDTLRGARPYRAAVSREEARRFLVNGAGSQFDPTIVDIFCRNLSQFEGKIENENLAYEFDSASEEASFKTAAENQSYIEQIKRANREVFTLYELARTFSSSLSIENIYALFAAKIRELVPFDTCVIYQHNELTDEAQAVYTEGLNDAELKHIYVRSGEGGTGFALKKRQAVSSKVPSLDFSFSQVSLSYEYSAMASLPLIAKEKLLGAISIYSCGIAEYEDEHLRLLETVSRIASDAIFKSINHAETESRALTDPMTGLPNARSLQIQFEKESARSDRNDGKFQVLMLDLDGFKDVNDTFGHKIGDKLLKEVSKVMRGQMRDYDFLARYAGDEFVGIIPETDNRSIQELCQRIEKAVANFLLPIGDGRFAKVGISVGAASYPASGKMLDQLLIAADKAMYEVKTRRKRLKLEAGKAKLPEIDAAPASKPQPPAIAVKPVVETVELQPHDLVVESQDENFLVELDESHIISSAIN, from the coding sequence ATGGAGAAGCCAACCGAAAGCAAAGTCGAAGCAAATTTGCCAACCAAGTCTCTTTGGGGGTTAATGCTTCTCGCGTCTCTTGCAGCGTGCGGTTTCGCGCTTTACGGTTTGTTCAACTTTCCGACCCAGCAACTCGCAGTTCTTGGCGTTGCCCTGGCGATCACTGCGCTGACAAGCCAGTTTCGATTGACCGTACCGGGCACTTCAATTCAGATTTCGACCAAAGAACTGGCCGTCTTTCTCGGGACGATCTGGCTTGGTGTTCCCGGCGCCGTGCTCTTGTCCGTCTCGACTTCGTTAGCCCATATCGGTTTTTCCAGTAAGTCGCGATTTGACCGATCGTTCAGCGTCTTCAACGACGTTACGGCCGGCTTCCTTTCCGCAATTGCATTCTATTTCACACTCAGCAACTTTGCCGGTTTTATCCCAAATTATGTCGCGGATCAACCGCTCGAACCGCTCTGGCTCGGCGCCGGATTGGGAGTTTCCGCGACAGTTCACTATCTCGCAACCAGGACTCTCAACAGTCTGTTCGCGTTTTTGAAACTAAAAGAAGTCGTTTACGAATCATTGCGTACGCAGTTCCTTCGAACGATCGTACCGTATCTGATCAACCTCGCGAACGTCCTTTTGTTTCATTTCTTGTTCACATTCTTCGGACTCGCGTTCGGTTGGGTCGTCCTCGCCGTCGCGGCTCTTACACATCTTGCCAATCGCATTCACAATGATCGGCTTGAGCAGAAGGTGAAGGAAATTCGCGAAGCGAGCCGCATCCACCTCGCAACGGTCGAAGCGCTCGCAACGGCGATCGATGCGCGTGATCAGGTCGGCCGAGGACACGTCCGGCGGACTCAGATATATGCCGTCGGCATCGGCGAAATGCTCGGATTGCCTGAGGACGAGATTCGGGCGCTCAGAACCGGCGCGCTTCTCCACGATATTGGTAAACTGGCGGTTCCCGATCACATCCTGAACAAGCCGGGCCGACTGACTCCGGCCGAAATGGAAAAGATCAAGATTCACGCGGCGGTCGGCGCTTCGATCCTCGAATCCATCGGATTCAGCGATCCCGTCATTCCAACGATCAAATACCACCACGAGAGTTGGGACGGAACGGGATATCCTGAAGGTCTGAAGGCAAAGAAGATTCCGCTGACGGCCCGGATCCTGTCGGTCGCCGACGCCTATGACACGCTTCGCGGCGCCCGTCCGTACAGAGCCGCAGTTTCACGCGAAGAGGCGCGCAGATTCCTGGTCAACGGCGCCGGTTCGCAGTTCGATCCGACGATCGTCGATATTTTTTGCCGAAATCTCAGCCAGTTTGAAGGTAAGATCGAGAACGAGAATCTGGCCTACGAATTTGACTCTGCATCTGAAGAAGCGTCCTTCAAGACCGCGGCGGAAAACCAGAGTTACATCGAGCAGATCAAGCGCGCAAACCGCGAGGTTTTCACGCTTTACGAACTCGCGCGGACGTTCAGTTCGTCGCTTTCGATCGAGAACATATATGCGTTGTTCGCGGCCAAGATCCGCGAACTCGTCCCGTTCGACACGTGCGTTATCTACCAGCACAACGAATTGACGGACGAAGCGCAGGCGGTTTACACCGAGGGCCTCAATGACGCCGAGCTCAAGCATATTTATGTACGATCAGGCGAAGGCGGAACGGGTTTCGCGCTCAAGAAACGTCAGGCTGTGTCTTCCAAAGTTCCGAGTCTCGACTTTTCCTTCAGTCAAGTGAGCCTCAGTTACGAGTATTCGGCGATGGCGTCGCTCCCTCTGATCGCGAAAGAAAAACTGCTCGGCGCCATTTCGATCTATTCGTGCGGCATCGCGGAGTATGAAGACGAGCATCTTCGTTTGCTCGAGACAGTTTCGAGAATTGCCTCGGATGCGATCTTCAAGTCAATCAATCACGCGGAAACCGAATCGCGCGCGTTGACCGATCCGATGACCGGATTGCCGAACGCCCGCAGTTTGCAGATTCAATTTGAAAAGGAGTCGGCACGGTCCGACCGAAATGACGGCAAGTTTCAGGTGCTGATGCTTGATCTGGACGGATTCAAGGACGTTAATGACACCTTCGGCCACAAGATCGGCGACAAGCTGCTCAAAGAAGTCTCGAAAGTAATGCGCGGCCAGATGCGCGACTACGACTTTCTCGCCCGTTATGCGGGTGACGAGTTTGTCGGAATCATTCCGGAAACCGACAACCGCTCGATTCAGGAATTGTGTCAACGGATCGAAAAAGCCGTCGCGAACTTTCTCTTGCCGATCGGCGACGGGCGATTTGCAAAGGTGGGCATAAGTGTCGGCGCCGCATCCTATCCGGCGTCCGGAAAGATGCTCGATCAGCTACTGATCGCAGCCGACAAGGCAATGTATGAGGTCAAGACCCGCCGCAAACGCCTGAAACTTGAGGCCGGCAAAGCAAAGCTCCCGGAAATAGATGCCGCACCGGCGTCGAAGCCACAGCCGCCGGCGATCGCAGTCAAACCGGTTGTTGAAACAGTGGAACTGCAACCCCATGATCTCGTTGTCGAGAGTCAGGACGAGAACTTCCTTGTCGAGCTCGACGAAAGCCACATCATTTCTTCGGCGATAAACTAA
- a CDS encoding BamA/TamA family outer membrane protein: MFILLSAVANAQNQFEGKKIVDPVDVTFEGNDRDLSAAEQFRLIARGALGEAFSAVRVREAIQRIYDTGRVASVSVEAEPIGEASVRLRFVIKRKTRAERLVVKIGKFTGEPITEDELLFKLNLLTPGQAVTEQVLQSNANAILEYLRDRGYYNSEVTYSQTPLTGETQVAVRFDVSPNVQARVSEFKIAVTGFDAKNVLTKLNLKTGAPFSKAKLNEDVQRVESALREQEHFAPDLIEPRVVFDPDNNSVAVSLSGKVGAVVRVEIESDKEKVGNGTRTKLLPILREGTLDYSAIVEGERRLENYFQEQGFFFADVTPVCSVTPAFTETEASYIVNGTETLCSALAGAELDAKTVDVKYLADLNRQFKLVDIRIEGTKLLPAAEVKTVLESQQATVLGIVPYLGYGRGYTSSELLSEDRETIQSLMRELGFRSSTVTVKQGVSPNGEDLIITFVVNEGRPTRIDEVQLIGNSAFSESVLKSKLPNLIGQNYSRARIRNGVKKLVEFYSNEGFYEAGIIFEVEEKSSDETEDRIKVIYRVENEGKRVIINRIRISGNERTARNAILKALNLRVGNVLRAADIFASEQNLYASDAFKRVEIKTEPAGEGTDGNRLIDIVINVEEQPPRLITYGGGFSTDAGPFGSFDIRHFNLFGKLQQGGARARISRLQQIFQVDYVNPRFISDGRSADGVRRFSPLTFTAQYQRDSTVTRFFRSAFDKGTFGVVQRIDANGNPIDQFGNNTGDPTINRLTLFAETSRTINYKERSLIFLRYRFEDVRLFNIESLLIKDLLLPDAKIRISGFGATYVRDTRENCNFRYSVLEIISKGEAGDPCRYNPGDPTKGEYITAEYNLSLPFLGANIGFQKFQASYYRFYTVPALKNTTFAGRAVIGLANVFSKRSRFNSTQFPDLDGILPISERFFAGGSTSIRGFDFESAGPRVVIAPQGTFRDQSGQIIALNPFTVPFGGNALAIVNLEARIPLTKSIRAVPFYDGGNVFRRIGDIFNPPDVPAGDTFRQNLRALWSHTVGLGLRLKTPVGGEFGVDFGYLLNPPQFRIPQPIGPDGIYRLRQEQIHFRFSQAF, encoded by the coding sequence ATGTTCATTCTCTTAAGTGCCGTCGCCAACGCCCAAAATCAGTTTGAAGGGAAAAAGATAGTCGACCCGGTCGATGTCACGTTCGAGGGGAACGACCGCGATCTGTCGGCGGCCGAGCAGTTCAGGCTGATTGCGCGCGGAGCGCTTGGCGAAGCATTTTCAGCGGTCAGGGTCCGGGAGGCGATTCAGAGAATCTACGACACCGGACGTGTCGCTTCGGTTTCGGTCGAAGCGGAACCGATCGGGGAAGCTTCGGTCAGGTTGCGTTTCGTGATCAAACGCAAGACGCGCGCTGAGCGTTTGGTCGTGAAGATCGGAAAGTTCACCGGCGAACCGATCACCGAAGACGAGCTTCTTTTCAAGCTCAATCTCCTCACCCCGGGCCAGGCGGTGACCGAACAGGTTCTTCAGTCGAACGCCAACGCGATCCTCGAATACCTGCGTGACCGCGGCTACTACAATTCCGAGGTTACTTATTCGCAAACACCGCTGACCGGCGAGACGCAGGTTGCGGTTCGGTTTGACGTATCGCCGAACGTCCAAGCACGGGTCAGCGAATTCAAGATCGCGGTAACCGGTTTTGATGCGAAGAATGTGCTGACCAAACTTAATCTCAAAACCGGAGCGCCATTCTCGAAAGCCAAACTCAACGAAGATGTTCAACGTGTCGAGAGCGCCCTTCGCGAACAGGAACATTTCGCGCCGGACCTGATCGAACCGCGCGTTGTTTTCGATCCCGACAACAATTCGGTCGCGGTCTCACTAAGCGGCAAGGTCGGCGCCGTTGTTCGGGTCGAGATCGAATCTGACAAGGAGAAGGTCGGCAATGGCACGCGAACGAAACTCCTTCCGATCCTGCGCGAGGGAACACTTGATTATTCGGCGATAGTCGAAGGCGAACGGCGCCTCGAGAACTACTTTCAAGAACAGGGGTTCTTCTTCGCCGACGTCACTCCGGTTTGCTCCGTCACGCCGGCATTCACCGAAACGGAAGCAAGTTATATCGTCAATGGGACCGAGACGCTGTGTTCGGCTTTGGCGGGAGCGGAACTCGATGCCAAAACCGTCGACGTGAAGTACCTCGCCGATCTAAATCGTCAATTCAAACTCGTCGACATCCGCATCGAAGGGACGAAACTCTTGCCCGCGGCGGAGGTCAAAACGGTTCTCGAATCGCAGCAAGCGACGGTGCTCGGAATTGTTCCGTACCTGGGTTACGGTCGCGGATACACGAGTTCCGAATTGCTCAGCGAAGATCGTGAAACCATCCAGTCGCTGATGCGTGAACTCGGATTTCGCTCTTCGACCGTGACCGTGAAGCAAGGTGTTTCGCCCAATGGCGAAGATCTGATCATTACTTTCGTCGTCAACGAAGGCCGTCCGACGCGAATCGACGAGGTTCAATTGATCGGCAATTCAGCGTTTTCGGAATCGGTTCTGAAATCCAAACTACCGAACCTGATCGGTCAGAATTACTCGCGCGCGCGGATCCGGAACGGCGTCAAGAAACTCGTCGAGTTTTATTCAAACGAGGGTTTTTACGAAGCCGGGATCATTTTTGAGGTGGAAGAAAAATCGTCGGATGAAACCGAGGATCGAATCAAGGTCATTTACCGCGTTGAGAACGAGGGCAAGCGCGTGATCATCAATCGTATCCGGATCAGCGGAAACGAACGAACCGCGCGCAACGCGATCCTGAAGGCCTTGAATCTACGGGTTGGAAACGTCTTGCGGGCGGCCGACATCTTCGCGAGCGAGCAGAATCTGTACGCCAGCGATGCGTTCAAGCGTGTCGAGATCAAGACTGAGCCGGCGGGTGAGGGCACGGACGGAAACCGTTTGATCGATATCGTCATCAACGTCGAAGAACAGCCGCCGCGATTGATCACGTACGGCGGCGGTTTTTCGACCGATGCCGGACCGTTCGGTTCGTTCGACATTCGCCATTTCAATCTTTTCGGCAAGCTTCAGCAGGGTGGAGCGCGGGCTCGTATCAGTCGTCTTCAGCAGATCTTTCAAGTCGATTACGTCAATCCGCGATTCATCAGCGATGGAAGATCGGCAGACGGCGTCCGGCGCTTTTCGCCGTTGACCTTTACGGCTCAATACCAACGTGATTCGACGGTCACGAGGTTCTTTCGGTCGGCCTTCGATAAGGGAACCTTCGGCGTCGTTCAGCGGATCGACGCCAACGGAAATCCGATCGATCAATTCGGGAACAATACCGGAGACCCGACGATCAATCGCCTGACGCTCTTTGCCGAGACGAGTCGGACGATCAATTACAAAGAACGGAGCCTCATCTTCCTCCGCTATCGATTCGAGGACGTCCGGCTATTCAACATCGAAAGTCTTCTGATCAAGGACCTTCTGCTTCCGGACGCGAAGATTCGAATCTCGGGATTCGGTGCGACCTACGTCCGCGACACGCGGGAAAACTGCAATTTTCGGTATTCCGTTTTGGAGATAATCTCGAAAGGCGAGGCCGGCGATCCCTGTCGCTACAATCCCGGCGATCCGACGAAAGGCGAGTATATTACCGCCGAATACAATCTGAGCCTGCCGTTTCTCGGCGCCAACATCGGATTTCAGAAGTTTCAGGCGTCGTATTATCGCTTCTACACCGTTCCGGCGCTGAAGAACACGACATTCGCCGGACGCGCGGTTATCGGGCTCGCGAACGTTTTTTCAAAGCGCAGCCGGTTCAATTCGACGCAGTTCCCGGATCTTGACGGGATTCTGCCGATCAGCGAACGATTCTTTGCCGGAGGTTCAACGTCCATCCGCGGGTTTGACTTCGAATCGGCCGGACCGCGGGTAGTGATCGCTCCGCAAGGCACTTTCCGTGATCAAAGCGGCCAGATCATTGCGCTCAATCCCTTTACCGTGCCGTTCGGAGGCAACGCGCTGGCGATCGTAAACCTCGAAGCGCGGATTCCGTTGACCAAGTCCATCCGCGCCGTTCCGTTTTACGACGGCGGGAACGTTTTCCGAAGGATCGGCGATATCTTCAATCCGCCCGATGTTCCGGCCGGAGATACGTTCCGACAGAATCTGCGGGCGCTCTGGTCGCATACGGTCGGTCTCGGGTTGCGTCTTAAAACTCCGGTAGGCGGTGAGTTCGGGGTGGATTTCGGATACTTGCTCAATCCGCCGCAATTTCGAATTCCGCAACCGATCGGCCCGGATGGGATCTATCGCTTGCGCCAAGAGCAGATTCATTTCAGGTTCTCGCAAGCGTTCTAA